A stretch of the Gracilinanus agilis isolate LMUSP501 chromosome 4, AgileGrace, whole genome shotgun sequence genome encodes the following:
- the GJC1 gene encoding gap junction gamma-1 protein — protein sequence MSWSFLTRLLEEIHNHSTFVGKIWLTILIVFRIVLTAVGGESIYYDEQSKFVCNTEQPGCENVCYDAFAPLSHVRFWVFQIILVATPSVMYLGYAIHKIAKMEHGEADKKASRSKPYAMRWKQHRALEETEEDHEEDPMMYPEMELESEKENKEQSQPKPKHDGRRRIREDGLMKIYVLQLLARTLFEVGFLVGQYLLYGFQVRPSYVCRRIPCPHEIDCFISRPTEKTIFLLIMYGVTGLCLILNIWEMLHLGFGTIRDSLNSKKRELEDSGAYNYPFTWNTPSAPPGYNIVVKPDQIQYTELSNAKIAYKQNKANIAQEQQYGSNEENLPADLEMLQREIKVAQERLDLAIQAYNHQNNRHGPREKKSKAGSKAGSNKSSASSKSGDGKNSVWI from the coding sequence ATGAGTTGGAGCTTCCTGACTCGACTGCTAGAGGAGATCCACAACCATTCCACATTTGTGGGGAAGATTTGGCTCACCATATTGATAGTTTTCCGGATAGTCCTCACTGCTGTGGGTGGGGAGTCTATCTACTATGACGAGCAGAGCAAATTTGTATGCAACACAGAACAGCCCGGCTGCGAGAATGTCTGCTATGACGCTTTTGCCCCACTGTCCCATGTCCGCTTCTGGGTATTCCAGATCATCCTTGTGGCCACCCCCTCGGTGATGTATCTCGGCTATGCCATCCACAAGATTGCCAAGATGGAACATGGTGAGGCAGACAAGAAGGCATCAAGAAGCAAGCCCTACGCAATGCGCTGGAAGCAGCACCGGGCCctggaagaaactgaggaggaCCACGAGGAGGACCCCATGATGTATCCGGAGATGGAGttagagagtgagaaagagaacaaGGAGCAGAGTCAGCCAAAACCCAAGCACGATGGTCGGCGGCGGATTCGGGAAGATGGCCTCATGAAAATCTACGTGCTACAGTTGCTAGCAAGGACTTTGTTTGAGGTGGGCTTCCTGGTGGGGCAGTATCTTCTCTACGGCTTCCAGGTCCGCCCATCTTACGTGTGCCGCAGAATCCCCTGCCCTCATGAAATAGACTGCTTCATTTCTAGGCCTACCGAAAAGACCATCTTCCTGCTAATAATGTACGGTGTGACAGGCCTCTGTCTGATCCTCAACATTTGGGAGATGCTCCATTTGGGGTTTGGGACTATACGTGACTCACTAAATAGCAAAAAGAGAGAACTGGAAGATTCGGGTGCTTATAACTATCCTTTCACTTGGAATACTCCATCCGCGCCACCTGGCTATAACATTGTGGTCAAACCAGATCAGATCCAGTACACCGAACTGTCCAATGCAAAGATCGCCTACAAGCAGAACAAGGCCAACATTGCTCAGGAGCAGCAGTATGGGAGCAATGAGGAGAACCTTCCTGCAGACCTCGAGATGCTGCAGCGGGAAATCAAAGTGGCCCAGGAACGCCTGGATCTGGCCATCCAGGCCTACAACCACCAGAACAATCGCCACGGCCCCCGGGAAAAAAAGTCCAAAGCTGGGTCCAAAGCCGGGTCCAACAAAAGCAGTGCCAGTAGCAAATCTGGGGATGGGAAGAATTCTGTCTGGATTTAA